In a genomic window of Halodesulfovibrio sp. MK-HDV:
- a CDS encoding DegT/DnrJ/EryC1/StrS aminotransferase family protein gives PADMDAVHAVAKRHDLLVFEDACQAHGAEYKDGTCGSLSDAAAFSFYPTKNLGGFGDGGCLTTSSEKIANTARQLRSYGAAVKYHHDIVGFNSRLDEMQAALLQFLLPNLPEWNEKRRKLAALYLDQLSSIEEIALPVVDKHSVPVWHVFPIMVPAEKRDSFCKYLSEKNIGYNIHYPIAMHLQPCCSHLQYKAGDFPVAEKLADCEISLPLDPYHTTDEINFVIKAILDYFASDAVED, from the coding sequence CCCGGCAGATATGGATGCAGTTCATGCAGTTGCAAAACGACATGACTTGCTAGTTTTTGAAGATGCCTGTCAGGCACATGGTGCAGAGTATAAAGACGGCACATGCGGGTCTCTTTCCGATGCTGCTGCCTTCAGCTTCTATCCGACAAAAAATCTTGGTGGATTTGGAGACGGTGGCTGCTTAACAACAAGCAGTGAAAAAATTGCAAATACAGCACGCCAGCTTCGTAGCTATGGCGCCGCAGTAAAGTATCATCACGACATTGTGGGCTTTAACTCCCGCCTTGATGAAATGCAGGCTGCCTTATTGCAGTTCCTCCTCCCCAATTTACCAGAATGGAATGAAAAGCGTCGAAAATTAGCTGCGCTCTATCTTGACCAATTATCATCTATTGAAGAAATCGCACTACCTGTGGTAGATAAACATTCGGTACCAGTTTGGCATGTTTTTCCGATCATGGTTCCAGCAGAAAAGCGCGATTCTTTTTGCAAATATCTCTCAGAAAAAAATATTGGCTACAATATTCACTATCCAATTGCTATGCATTTGCAGCCTTGTTGCAGCCACTTACAGTATAAAGCAGGAGATTTTCCTGTTGCTGAAAAATTGGCAGATTGCGAAATCAGTCTGCCTCTAGACCCGTACCATACTACCGATGAAATCAATTTTGTTATCAAGGCTATTCTAGATTATTTCGCGTCTGATGCCGTAGAAGACTAG